A region of the Nitrospirota bacterium genome:
TCGGTCTTCTGCATGGACGTGCGTTCCGAGCCGTTCCGGCGCCATCTGGAGGCAACCGGGGCGAGCGAGACCCACGGATTCGCGGGGTTTTTTGCCGTCTTCATTCGGTACCGGGCCTGGGGCAAGGAGCATGACACCGAACAATTCCCGGTGATCATGCGGGCCAAGCATGAGGTGCGGGAAATTCCGCGCAGCTACTTCGACCACGTCGTCTCCAAGCACGAGTCCGGGGCCAGGCTGGTCCACGCAGGACATACGCTCCTGCACGACCTGAAAGAAAACGTGGTGACGCCTTACGTCATGGTGGAGTCGCTCGGGTGGTTTTACAGCCTTCCCATCGTCGGAAAAACGATCCTGCCCGCCCTGTACCGGTGCTGGACCACCTGGCTGCGGCGCCTCCTCGTGCCGTCCCTTGCCACCTGCGTCACCGTTGACAAGCTGCCCCCCGCTGACATCGAGGAGATGCTTGCGAGCGAGCAGCGCGCGCTCATCAGGAAGGCCCTGCGGGAGCGGCTCGGCCTCCATGGGTTGCGGGTCACCCCGGAATTCGTCGAGATGCTGAGGACGCGGGCGCTGAACGGGGCAGGAGAGGCGGACCCCTCCCTGGTCGAGGCGGCCCGGCAGGTTCATGTATCGTCAGGAGAACTGGCCGCCCTGGTGGACGATCTGCGGCGGGTCTACCGGATCGATCGGCGCTGGGCTTCGGCGCAGAAGGAGCGCATTACGCGGACCGGGTTCACGCTCGAGGAGCAGGTTCTGACGGTGGATACGGCGCTCCGCATGATGGGGTTGACCCGCAACTTCGCGCGGCTGGTCCTGTTCTGTGCGCACGGGAGCACCTCGGAGAACAATCCGTTCGAGTCGGCGCTGGACTGCGGGGCCTGCGGGGGCAACGAGGGCGCGCCGAACGCCCGCGTGCTCGCCACGATGGCGAACAAGCCGCGAGTCCGGGAGCGGCTGGCGCGTAGCGGCATCGCGATCCCCTCCGACACCCACTTCCTGGCCGGTCAGGTCGACACGACGACGGACGAGGTGCAGCTCTTCGATCTGGAGGACGTGCCAGCGACGCACGCGAAGGATGTGGCACGGTTGCTCGAGAACCTGAGGGAGGCCGGCCGGCTGACCAGTCTGGAGCGCTGCGCCCGTCTGCCGGATGCGCCGGTCGCGCTCACGCTGGCCCGGGCCGTCTCGCACGTGCGCCGGCGCAGCGCCGACTGGAGTCAGGTCCGGCCGGAATGGGGGCTGTCCGGCAACGCCGCCTTCGTGATCGGCCGGCGCGCGGTCACCAGGGGACTCGATCTGGGCGGGCGCGTCTTTCTGCACTCCTACGATTATCGGGAGGACCCGACCGAGCGCCTCCTCGAGGTGCTGATGACCGCGCCGCAGGTTGTGGCCCAGTGGATCAACATGGAACACTATTTTTCGACCGTGGATAATGAGGTCTATGGCGGAGGCAGCAAGGTGTACCATAATGTCGTAGGACGGGTCGGCATCATGTCGGGGCCTTGGAGCGATCTCCGTCTCGGCTTGGCCTGGCAGACCGTGATGAACGGTGAAGTTCCCTACCATGAGCCGATGCGCCTGCTCACGATCATCGAAGCGCCCCGCGCGCGCATCGAGAGGCTGATCGGGCGGCACGAGGTGCTACAGCGCTTCTACTATCATGAATGGGTGCACCTGGTTGCGCTGGAACCGGAGGAAGGGGCGCTGTACCGGTATCTGTCGACCGGCGAGTGGAGCCGGGTTACCTGTACGCAGACTCGCGACAAAGCCGTGTAACGCGTGAAAGGAGTTCGGATATGGGCGGGTTGACCTTGCATCCCATGAAGGAAGTCCGCGTGATCGTCGCGGGCGAGCATCGGGCGTTTGTGACGGAGTTGCTGGATAAGATCCAGGCGACCGGCTACACGATCATCGGCAACGTCTCCGGAAAAGGCCATCACGGGCTGCACGAATCCCATTTCATGTTCAGCGAGCTGGAAAGTCTGGTGATGATTATGACGGTCGTGCCGCAGGAAAAAGTGGAGCCGATCCTTGCCGGGCTGCGGCCACTGTTCGATCGGCACTCCGGCGTGATGTTTGTCGCCGACGTCGCGGTGAGTCGGCGGGAGTATTTTGGCACGCCGACCGCCGGTTCGTGATCCGCCGCGCGCAAGAACCCTTCCTCAATCAGGCCTCAGGGGCCGGGGGCCCGTTGCATTCCCCAAGAGCAACGGATGCCCCCATCGCGGAATTGTTACGCACCCCCCTCGTTCGCATCCCACTCCCTCGTGTGGCTCATTCGATCCTTGCTGCTCCATGTCGAATCACTTATGCAATTAGAGTCGCGCAGCGCGACACCGTATTTCGGCACACAGCCTAGCTGCCTGCTGGTACGTGTGGCGCGCCACTGCCTGTCGGGAGGAGAGAGATTCGCTGCGGATCGCGCTTTCGCGCTCCCGCCAAGCAAGCTCGGTGTGGCGGAGGGGGTGGGATTCGAACCCACGGTCGAGTTGCCCCGACTCCGGTTTTCAAGACCGGCCCGTTCGACCGCTCCGGCACCCCTCCACGCAAGACGGTGATGCGTGATCGGTGATCTGTGGTGCGCAACTGGCAGCAGTCGAGCGCGGCCAATTTTCACCTATCACCCGTCACCAATCACTGCTTTATGATCCGATCCACGCCGCCCATATACGAACGGAGCACGTCCGGAACCTGCACCGACCCGTCCGGCTGCTGGTAGTTCTCCAGGATGGCCACGAGGGTCCGGCCGACGGCGAGGCCGGAGCCGTTCAGCGTGTGCACGAACTCGGTCTTCCCCTCTCCCTTGCCGGCAGCCGCCCGCCGAAAGCGGATGTCGGCTCGTCTGGCCTGGAAGGCTTCGAAGTTGCTGCAGGAGGAAATCTCCCGGTAGGCGTTCTGCGAAGGCAGCCAGACCTCCAAGTCGTAGGTCTTGGCCGCGCCGAAGCCCATGTCCCCCGTACAGAGGGTGACGACCCGGTAGTGCAAGCCCAGCTCCTGGAGCACGGCCTCGGCCGCGTTCGTCAGCCGTTCCAGTTCCTCGTAGGATTCCTCCGGTTTCGCAAAGGCCACCAGCTCCACCTTGTTGAACTGATGCAGGCGGATCAGGCCGCGGGTGTCCTTGCCGTAGGAGCCGGCTTCCCGTCGAAAGCAGGGGGTGTAGGCCGTGTACCGGATCGGGAGCCGGTCTCCGGCCAGAATCTCCTCCCGGTGCAGGTTGGTCAGCGGCACCTCCGCCGTCGGAATCAAATAGTACTCGTCGTCCCTGAGGCGGAAGAGATCCTCCTCGAATTTCGGGAGTTGCCCCGTGCCGGTCATGGCGTTCCGGTTGACCATGAAGGGCGGGAGCACTTCCCGGTACCCGTGCCGGGCCGTGTGCAGGTCGAGCATGTAGTTGATCAGCGTCCGTTCCAGCTTGGCGCCAAAGCCGGTCAGGACGGCAAACCGGGCCCCCGTCATCCGGGCCGCCCGATCGAGGTCCAGGATGCCGAGCGCCTCGCCCAGATCCCAATGGGCCTTGGGAGCGAACGAAAAGGACGGAGGCGTGCCCCACCGCCGGACCTCGACGTTGTCCGCCGAGTCCTTGCCAGCCGGAACGGACCGGTGGGGGACGTTGGGAATGCGAAGGGCCAACTCCGCCAATCGTTCCTCCACGGTCCGCAGATGCTCTTCTCCCTCCTTGATCCGGTCGCGCAACTCCTTCATCCGGGCCATGGCCTCGTCCGCCGGCTGCTTCTCCCGCTTGAGACGGCCGACCTCTTCGGATCCCTTCTTGAGCTGATGGCGCAGGTCTTCGACCTTCGTCATGGCGGAGCCGCGCTCCTGGATCAGCTTGCGCAGATCGTCCCAGGGCACGTCGGCCCCGCGGGGTCCCAGGGTCCCCCGGATCGTCTCGAAGTTGTCGCGGAGAACGCGGAGGTCGTGCATGGTGCGCGATGTTACGTGAGGACCGGACGCAGGTCAATGGCGGAATGGTTGATGGACGAGGCGGGCGGGGAGGCCGCGAGCGGCTTCTTGACAAGGCGATCGGGGAGGGAGACTATACCCGTCATGCGAACCGTCGCCAACCCGCCCAACCCGTTCGAATCCCGGCAGCGCGAGCGGCTGGAGCCTTCCCCTCAAGTGAAGCTTGAAATCTATGACGATACGACCAGAGAAATCCTCAGCAGGAACGACTCTCCCGATCTCCCCTTCCGCTGGAGCTTGAACCCCTACCGCGGCTGTTTTCACGCCTGCGCCTACTGCTACGCCAGGCCGACCCATGAATACTGGGGATTCGGCTCCGGGACCGACTTCGATTCCAAGATCATCGTGAAGCGGCGGGCGGCGGAGCTGCTGCGGGAAGCGTTCATGAAGCCCTCCTGGAAGGGCGAGCTGATCGTGTTCTCCGGGAATACCGACTGTTATCAGCCGATCGAAGCGACGCTGGGGCTCACCCGTTCCTGCCTGGAGGTCTGCGCCGAGTTCCGGAATCCGGTCGGCCTCATCACCAAGTCCTCCGTCATCGGACGGGACCTGAATCTGCTGAAACGGCTGCACGAAGAGGCCTGGGTGCAGGTCTATCTCAGCATCCCGTTCGCCGACGACGAAGTGGCGCGCAAGGTGGAGCCCCAGGCCCCTTCGACCACCAAGCGGCTGGAAACGCTGAGGCTCCTCTCTGAGGCGGGCATTCCCACCGGCGTCTCGATCGCGCCGGTGATCCCCGGGCTCAACGACGAAGACATCCCGGAACTGCTCGTGCGGGCCAGGCAGGCGGGCGCGGCCGGCGCCACCTACGTCCTGCTGCGGCTGTCGGACAACGTGGAGCCGGTCTTTCTGGAGCGGATGGCCCAGGCCTTTCCGGATCGGCTCAGGAAGATCACCAACCGGCTCCGCGAGGTGCGGGGCGGGAAGCTGACGGACGGGGAGTTCTTCAAGCGCCACCAGGGCAGTGGCACCTACTGGCAGATGATCGAGCAGCTCTTCGAGGTGAGCCGCCGGAAGGCCGGTTTCCCCGATGAAGCCGACCGGCCGATTCCCCGGACCTTCCGCAGACCTGATTGCGAGCAGACGAGTCTGTTTGAGATGAGCTGACGGCCGAGCCGAGAGCCGACGGCTGATCGCTTCCGAGGCGCATGCATGAAACACAACCCCGGATTTCTCAAGCTCGTCGAGCAGGCGAAGCGGAGCGTCAAGGAATGTACGATCGGCCAGGTGAAGGCGAAGCTGGACCGGGGCGAGCGCTTCCATCTGGTGGATGTCCGGGAGGATCACGAGTTCTCGAAAGACCACATCGTTGGGGCCAGGCACCTGGGCCGTGGGATTCTGGAGCGGGACATCGAGACGGTCATTCCGGACAAGCGGGCGGAGATCATCCTCTACTGCGGCGGCGGCTACCGGTCCGCCCTGTCGGCAGACAGTCTCCAGCAGATGGGCTACACCAACGTGGTCTCGATGGACGGAGGCATCAGGGCCTGGCGCGAAGCCGGTTATCCGCTTGAACAGGGCTGAGGAGTGGTCAAATGGTCATTGGTCATTCGTGAAAGGGGCTCCTTCCAGGCGACGAGCGACCGATGACGAATGACGGATTTTTCTCCTTTACACGCCGCGACTTGCTGAGCCGCCTCGGATTCGGCCTGGCCTTCCTGCCGGCCCTTGCCGCCGCTCCCCGTTCGGTTCTGGGCAGCCTTTTGTTCGATCCGGAGGGTCCGCTCGTTCCGGCCAAGCCGGTCCCTCCCAACCCGTTCACGCGGGACGGCAAGGCCCTGGTCGCGCTGGTGCACGGGCGGGATCCGGCGACGATGCTGAAGGCCGGTCTCGACCTGTTGGGCGGGCTCGATCGGCTGGATCTCCGGGGAAAGCGGGTGCTGATCAAGCCCAACCTCGTCAACGATCGGCCGCCGCCTACCACGACCAGTCCGCAAGTCGTGGCGGCGGTCGCCCGGGCGATCCGGGTGGCCGGAGCCTCGGACCTCGTCGTGGCGGACAGTTCCGGGATCATCCGGTTCCCGACGTCCGAGAATCTCGTCGCGACCGGCATGAAGGCTGCGGCTGAAGGGGAGGGGGCGCGCGTCCTGGCGCTGGAGGACGAAGCCTGGGTGCGGGTCGAGCCGCCCCAGGCCGTCTCGCTGCCGCGGTATTACGTCTCCAAGCCGGCCTATGAAGCGGACGTCCTCGTCAACCTGCCGGTGGTGAAGACGCACCGGTTCGCCCACTATTCCTGCAGCCTCAAGAACCTGGTCGGGATCACCCACCCCCGCTACCGTCCCTCCGTGACGTTTCTGGCCGGGGACTGGCACGAGCGGATCGCCGAGCTGAACCTGGCCGTGCACCCGCAGCTCACCATCGCGGACGCGACGACGGTCATGATCGCGGGCGGGCCGACCAGCGGGACCCCGGCTCCGGCCGACCTGCTTCTCTTGAGCGGGGATCGCGTGGCGCTGGACGCGGTGGCCGTCGCGCTGGTCCGCTCCTTCGGAGCCTGGCCCAAGGTGGCGGAACGGGGAGTCTGGGAGCAGCGCCAGATCAAGAAGGCGATCGAATTGGGGTTGGGCGTCAGCGGGCCGGAACGGGTGGACCTGGTGACTCAGTCCGTCTCGGGATCAGACGAGAGGTTCGAGCGGCTGGTCGGGACGCTCCGCCGCGACCTCGGCGTAGGATGAGGGGAGAAGGGAAGGTGGTCGGTGGTCTGGGGGCGGTGGACGGTGGTCAGTGGATCGTGGTCAGGTGGCGCGGTGACTGAAGCCCTGTCCTCGCTGATCGCCGACCACTGACCACCGTCCACGGCGTTACTTGTTCTGCTTGTCGAATTCCTTGATGACTTGGTCGGTGAGATCGATGGTGTCCTTGT
Encoded here:
- a CDS encoding DUF2309 domain-containing protein: MEPVNRPSYSEMQRMELGGTIRLASEVIAQYWPMRTFVHHNPLHSLEYLRFDESVRRGRQLLGGNGYLSGDLYREYVGTGRIRLDHLDEALKPLVRDKHVFLGAHRVTHGEVLRACLTHGLCAPVEEPADAMPAHGPGRHAVEALADHLATAWRYAAVSNRVAEAVREDQAALGRSVTLSSWCDCTLGTGIVEQVNDELIKWCEAFLDEGHAAWPMPGREKDFYGTWKSLARHEWSPCGIADSRGKIARLPEHPEDAVLDSLAALEIPDAFRQDYLSLQLAALPGWAGFVKWRAEQREYVWQRVYPVGLVKFLAVRLWYVRELVQKACRESLGIDGNYRSISTYMQHHPDAYFLRRERVAGRLPATYAEQVDRLCYRDGSVREAVRRSAQNGWSHLADRYRAEFGPSLDRAARRAAARRLRSLAQALEIAPETLLDASPEDLAGLVEWMEAFPESDHGPVWLKAFEAGYHERLLGQLASNLGSRDAARPDEGEAKPSKVLSEREEPSPARPAQAKLGMEEATQAPARVRPDSQSVFCMDVRSEPFRRHLEATGASETHGFAGFFAVFIRYRAWGKEHDTEQFPVIMRAKHEVREIPRSYFDHVVSKHESGARLVHAGHTLLHDLKENVVTPYVMVESLGWFYSLPIVGKTILPALYRCWTTWLRRLLVPSLATCVTVDKLPPADIEEMLASEQRALIRKALRERLGLHGLRVTPEFVEMLRTRALNGAGEADPSLVEAARQVHVSSGELAALVDDLRRVYRIDRRWASAQKERITRTGFTLEEQVLTVDTALRMMGLTRNFARLVLFCAHGSTSENNPFESALDCGACGGNEGAPNARVLATMANKPRVRERLARSGIAIPSDTHFLAGQVDTTTDEVQLFDLEDVPATHAKDVARLLENLREAGRLTSLERCARLPDAPVALTLARAVSHVRRRSADWSQVRPEWGLSGNAAFVIGRRAVTRGLDLGGRVFLHSYDYREDPTERLLEVLMTAPQVVAQWINMEHYFSTVDNEVYGGGSKVYHNVVGRVGIMSGPWSDLRLGLAWQTVMNGEVPYHEPMRLLTIIEAPRARIERLIGRHEVLQRFYYHEWVHLVALEPEEGALYRYLSTGEWSRVTCTQTRDKAV
- a CDS encoding P-II family nitrogen regulator; protein product: MGGLTLHPMKEVRVIVAGEHRAFVTELLDKIQATGYTIIGNVSGKGHHGLHESHFMFSELESLVMIMTVVPQEKVEPILAGLRPLFDRHSGVMFVADVAVSRREYFGTPTAGS
- the serS gene encoding serine--tRNA ligase codes for the protein MHDLRVLRDNFETIRGTLGPRGADVPWDDLRKLIQERGSAMTKVEDLRHQLKKGSEEVGRLKREKQPADEAMARMKELRDRIKEGEEHLRTVEERLAELALRIPNVPHRSVPAGKDSADNVEVRRWGTPPSFSFAPKAHWDLGEALGILDLDRAARMTGARFAVLTGFGAKLERTLINYMLDLHTARHGYREVLPPFMVNRNAMTGTGQLPKFEEDLFRLRDDEYYLIPTAEVPLTNLHREEILAGDRLPIRYTAYTPCFRREAGSYGKDTRGLIRLHQFNKVELVAFAKPEESYEELERLTNAAEAVLQELGLHYRVVTLCTGDMGFGAAKTYDLEVWLPSQNAYREISSCSNFEAFQARRADIRFRRAAAGKGEGKTEFVHTLNGSGLAVGRTLVAILENYQQPDGSVQVPDVLRSYMGGVDRIIKQ
- a CDS encoding PA0069 family radical SAM protein, coding for MRTVANPPNPFESRQRERLEPSPQVKLEIYDDTTREILSRNDSPDLPFRWSLNPYRGCFHACAYCYARPTHEYWGFGSGTDFDSKIIVKRRAAELLREAFMKPSWKGELIVFSGNTDCYQPIEATLGLTRSCLEVCAEFRNPVGLITKSSVIGRDLNLLKRLHEEAWVQVYLSIPFADDEVARKVEPQAPSTTKRLETLRLLSEAGIPTGVSIAPVIPGLNDEDIPELLVRARQAGAAGATYVLLRLSDNVEPVFLERMAQAFPDRLRKITNRLREVRGGKLTDGEFFKRHQGSGTYWQMIEQLFEVSRRKAGFPDEADRPIPRTFRRPDCEQTSLFEMS
- a CDS encoding rhodanese-like domain-containing protein encodes the protein MKHNPGFLKLVEQAKRSVKECTIGQVKAKLDRGERFHLVDVREDHEFSKDHIVGARHLGRGILERDIETVIPDKRAEIILYCGGGYRSALSADSLQQMGYTNVVSMDGGIRAWREAGYPLEQG
- a CDS encoding DUF362 domain-containing protein, with the protein product MLSRLGFGLAFLPALAAAPRSVLGSLLFDPEGPLVPAKPVPPNPFTRDGKALVALVHGRDPATMLKAGLDLLGGLDRLDLRGKRVLIKPNLVNDRPPPTTTSPQVVAAVARAIRVAGASDLVVADSSGIIRFPTSENLVATGMKAAAEGEGARVLALEDEAWVRVEPPQAVSLPRYYVSKPAYEADVLVNLPVVKTHRFAHYSCSLKNLVGITHPRYRPSVTFLAGDWHERIAELNLAVHPQLTIADATTVMIAGGPTSGTPAPADLLLLSGDRVALDAVAVALVRSFGAWPKVAERGVWEQRQIKKAIELGLGVSGPERVDLVTQSVSGSDERFERLVGTLRRDLGVG